One window of the Penaeus vannamei isolate JL-2024 chromosome 31, ASM4276789v1, whole genome shotgun sequence genome contains the following:
- the LOC113828523 gene encoding UNC93-like protein MFSD11 → MIFSMERTTFSVVVLGVAFMFIFTSFQTQGNMQQVVIKSIQRDDSNFKGSGYISLAVIYAVFATFNWLAPSCLSFLGPKLTMIVGGVTYVIFIASFLWPQTWLLYLSSVLIGVGAALIWTGQGNYLTLMSERDTIARNSGIFWALFQSSLLFGNIFVFYMFMGKDVIDAGTRLVVFAALTGVALLGLAILLALPKPGAGGSGRQDDMGGPLDALKKSFELFKTRDMILLSATFFYTGIELSFFSGVYSTCVGSTLRFSDPNRLVGISGMCIGIGEILGGGIFGIFGGKTVKAGRDPIVLLGFLTHILSFFLIFLNLPTMSPLERTYDPSFLGAGQPSEFVALLCSAMLGFGDACFNTQIYSILGSIYQDNSGPAFALYKFTQSLSAAACFFYSSVVQLHWHLAILTVFCVLGTISFCVVEWKAYRTVQHAVDTKS, encoded by the exons ATGATATTTTCAATGGAAAGAACCACCTTCAGCGTGGTGGTCCTCGGGGTGGCCTTCATGTTCATCTTCACGTCCTTCCAAACACAAGGAAACATGCAG CAAGTAGTCATCAAGAGCATCCAGCGGGACGACTCGAACTTCAAGGGCTCTGGCTACATCTCCCTGGCCGTCATCTACGCCGTCTTCGCCACCTTCAACTGGCTCGCCCCTTCCTGCCTCAGCTTCCTGGGGCCCAAGCTGACCATGATCGTCGGGGGCGTCACCTATGT GATATTCATCGCGAGTTTCCTGTGGCCTCAGACGTGGCTTTTGTACCTGAGTTCAGTCCTGATAGGAGTCGGCGCGGCTCTCATCTGGACGGGGCAGGGCAACTACCTCACTCTCATGTCCGAGCGAGACACAATTGCACGGAATTCCGGCATTTTCTGGGCTCTGTTTCAAAGCAG CCTCCTCTTCGGAAACATCTTCGTGTTCTACATGTTCATGGGGAAGGACGTCATCGACGCAGGGACGCGCCTCGTGGTGTTCGCGGCGCTGACGGGCGTGGCGCTGCTTGGCCTGGCGATCCTGTTGGCGCTGCCCAAGCCCGGCGCCGGCGGGAGCGGGCGCCAGGACGACATGGGCGGACCGCTCGACGCCCTCAAGAAGTCCTTCGAGCTCTTCAAGACGCGGGACATGATCCTGCTCTCGGCGACTTTCTTCTACACGG GTATTGAGTTGTCTTTCTTCAGCGGAGTCTACAGCACCTGTGTTGGTTCGACGCTCAGATTTAGCGATCCCAACCGCCTCGTTGGTATTTCCGGCATGTGCATTGGTATCGGGGAAATATTAG GTGGTGGGATTTTCGGCATCTTTGGCGGCAAGACCGTGAAGGCTGGAAGGGATCCCATCGTGCTCCTAGGATTCCTGACGCACATCCTcagcttcttcctcatcttcctcaatcTTCCTACTATGTCTCCTCTCGAGCGCACATACGACCCCAGCTTCCTCGGCGCCGGCCAGCCAAG CGAGTTTGTCGCCCTCCTCTGCAGCGCTATGTTGGGCTTCGGCGACGCCTGCTTCAACACGCAGATCTACTCCATCCTCGGCTCCATCTACCAGGACAACTCGGGCCCTGCTTTCGCGCTGTACAAGTTCACGCAGTCGCTGTCAGCTGCCGCCTGCTTCTTTTACTCGAGTGTGGTGCAGCTTCACTGGCACCTCGCTATCCTCACGGTGTTCTGCGTTCTGGGCACAATCAGCTTCTGTGTAGTAGAATGGAAAGCCTACCGGACTGTACAACATGCTGTTGACACCAAAAGTTAG